From a region of the Desulfobacterales bacterium genome:
- a CDS encoding SagB/ThcOx family dehydrogenase: MSHTVKSYHRFTGYDRYNMSPHYLDWASQPAQFKNYPGVTTVSLPEASDIYRMPLIEACQNAAEKPAAVLPGAAALARVFTLACGLTAKARQPGGDFCFRSAPSAGALYPNELYLIWPGSSELDAGVYHFGFQHRKLAPLRTGDFARVFEQAFGSKDETPAARFLVSGIFFRSAWKYRSRAYRYVLMDAGHLIENLRLAISAAGFPARLELAFDDLAADQLLGVNPDREGCLGGLKIPVTDTDSGAAAEPRIDPLPETFAEASRVSEKEIEYEAILDIHRAGRKLTDRGPSTADPAEVLGLTADDWTPLTAIASDDQIAGAPVMDYAEASLRRRSRRNFVKDPMTAAQFAYLLNLVSGARGRAVQNQPDGAAQIVCGCLVGNVSGMAPGFYLLDMEKRQLGRVYTGDKRGNMTAICLNQAWLANAAAHFVLMTNLEGLDQAFGARGYRYAMIGAGRLGHLLYLGATALGMGCCGIGAFYDGEARQLLGLTEASDMLYLLAVGQTKSGGAF; the protein is encoded by the coding sequence ATGTCCCATACCGTCAAATCCTATCATCGGTTTACCGGTTATGACCGGTATAACATGTCCCCGCATTATCTGGACTGGGCCAGTCAGCCTGCCCAGTTTAAAAATTATCCGGGGGTCACCACGGTTTCCCTGCCCGAAGCTTCCGATATTTACCGAATGCCCCTGATCGAGGCCTGCCAAAATGCGGCGGAAAAACCGGCCGCGGTGCTTCCGGGTGCGGCGGCGCTTGCCCGGGTTTTTACCCTGGCCTGCGGACTAACCGCCAAGGCCCGGCAGCCGGGCGGTGATTTTTGCTTTCGCAGTGCGCCCTCTGCCGGCGCCCTTTACCCCAATGAGCTCTACCTGATCTGGCCGGGTTCATCGGAGTTGGATGCGGGGGTCTATCATTTCGGTTTCCAGCATCGCAAATTAGCGCCCCTTCGCACCGGCGATTTTGCCCGCGTCTTTGAGCAGGCGTTTGGGTCGAAGGATGAAACTCCCGCCGCTCGGTTTCTGGTTTCCGGCATCTTTTTCAGAAGCGCGTGGAAATATCGCAGCCGGGCGTATCGCTATGTTTTAATGGATGCCGGGCACCTGATCGAGAATTTGCGGCTGGCCATATCAGCGGCCGGGTTTCCGGCGCGGCTGGAGCTGGCATTTGATGATTTGGCAGCGGATCAACTCCTGGGGGTGAACCCGGATCGGGAGGGATGTCTCGGCGGCCTGAAAATTCCGGTTACAGATACCGATTCAGGCGCCGCAGCCGAGCCCCGCATTGACCCGCTGCCGGAAACATTTGCCGAAGCCAGCCGGGTATCTGAAAAAGAGATCGAATACGAAGCCATTCTGGATATTCATCGGGCCGGCCGTAAATTGACGGATCGCGGCCCATCAACGGCCGACCCGGCTGAAGTGTTGGGCCTGACTGCAGATGACTGGACACCGCTAACAGCCATCGCCTCTGATGATCAGATTGCCGGGGCCCCGGTAATGGATTATGCGGAAGCTTCGCTGCGGCGGCGCTCCCGGCGAAACTTTGTCAAAGACCCCATGACAGCGGCCCAGTTCGCCTATTTGCTCAACCTTGTGAGCGGGGCCAGGGGCAGGGCTGTTCAAAATCAGCCGGATGGCGCCGCGCAAATCGTCTGTGGATGCCTCGTGGGGAATGTGTCGGGAATGGCTCCGGGGTTTTATCTGTTGGACATGGAAAAGCGGCAATTGGGCCGGGTCTATACGGGGGATAAACGGGGGAATATGACCGCCATATGTTTAAATCAGGCATGGCTTGCCAATGCCGCGGCACATTTCGTATTAATGACCAATCTGGAAGGCTTGGACCAGGCATTCGGGGCCCGGGGGTACCGGTATGCCATGATCGGCGCCGGCCGGCTGGGGCATCTCCTGTATCTCGGGGCTACCGCCCTTGGCATGGGATGCTGCGGCATCGGGGCGTTTTACGACGGGGAGGCCCGGCAGCTTCTGGGCCTGACTGAGGCCTCGGATATGCTGTATTTACTGGCTGTGGGGCAGACCAAATCCGGTGGGGCTTTCTGA